In Flavobacterium sp. CBA20B-1, one DNA window encodes the following:
- the fabD gene encoding ACP S-malonyltransferase, producing MKAYVFPGQGAQFVGMGKDLYESSEIAKELFDKANEILGFNITEIMFNGTEEELKQTKVTQPAVFLHSVILAKTLIDFKPEMVAGHSLGEFSALVANGTLSFEDALQLVSKRAMAMQKACEMTPSTMAAVLNLDDKVVEDICASIDGVVVAANYNCPGQLVISGEAKAVELACEKMKEAGAKRALILPVGGAFHSPMMEPAREELAAAIEATTFHTPICPVYQNVTASAVSDAAAIKKNLITQLTAPVRWTQSVQQMIADGATSFTEVGPGKVLMGLINKINKEVETIKA from the coding sequence ATGAAAGCATACGTATTTCCAGGGCAAGGAGCTCAATTTGTAGGAATGGGAAAAGATTTATATGAATCTTCTGAAATAGCAAAAGAATTATTTGATAAGGCCAATGAAATTTTAGGGTTTAATATAACTGAAATTATGTTTAACGGTACCGAAGAAGAATTAAAGCAAACCAAAGTAACACAACCAGCGGTGTTTTTACATTCAGTGATTTTAGCAAAAACTTTAATCGATTTCAAACCAGAGATGGTTGCTGGGCATTCTTTAGGAGAATTTTCTGCCTTGGTTGCAAACGGAACACTTTCGTTTGAAGATGCCTTGCAATTGGTATCAAAACGTGCTATGGCTATGCAAAAAGCTTGCGAAATGACACCATCAACAATGGCTGCCGTTTTAAATTTAGACGACAAAGTAGTTGAAGACATTTGCGCTTCTATTGACGGTGTTGTGGTAGCAGCTAATTACAATTGCCCAGGACAGTTGGTTATTTCGGGCGAAGCAAAAGCGGTTGAATTAGCTTGTGAAAAAATGAAAGAAGCCGGTGCAAAACGTGCATTGATTTTACCGGTTGGCGGTGCATTTCACTCACCAATGATGGAGCCTGCTCGTGAGGAATTAGCCGCAGCTATTGAAGCCACTACTTTTCACACGCCTATCTGTCCGGTGTATCAAAACGTAACTGCTAGTGCCGTTTCAGATGCAGCAGCAATCAAGAAAAACTTAATCACACAGCTTACTGCACCTGTTCGTTGGACGCAATCGGTGCAACAAATGATTGCCGATGGTGCTACATCTTTTACCGAAGTAGGTCCAGGAAAAGTGCTAATGGGTTTAATCAATAAAATCAACAAAGAGGTGGAAACTATAAAAGCATAA
- a CDS encoding bifunctional 5,10-methylenetetrahydrofolate dehydrogenase/5,10-methenyltetrahydrofolate cyclohydrolase, with translation MQLLDGKKVSEEIKNEIAAEVDQMKQRGEKVPHLAAVLVGSNGASLTYVGSKVKTCEKIGFDSTLVSLPEETTEEELLAKINELNANDAIDGFIVQLPLPKHIDEQKVLNAVDPDKDVDGFHPENFGRMALELESFIPATPFGILQLLERNKIETKGKNVVVIGRSNIVGKPMSLLMSRKAYPGNATVTLTHSATQNIEEITREADIVITALGVPEFLKAEMIKEGAVIVDVGITRVADETNPKGYVIKGDVAFNEVAEKASWITPVPGGVGPMTIAMLMKNTLIARARRAKKNK, from the coding sequence ATGCAATTATTAGACGGTAAAAAAGTATCGGAAGAAATTAAAAACGAAATTGCAGCCGAAGTAGATCAAATGAAGCAACGTGGAGAAAAAGTGCCTCACTTAGCAGCTGTTTTGGTGGGAAGCAATGGGGCAAGTTTAACCTATGTGGGCAGCAAAGTAAAAACCTGCGAAAAAATTGGTTTTGATTCTACTTTGGTTTCGTTGCCCGAAGAAACAACTGAGGAAGAGCTATTGGCAAAAATCAACGAATTAAATGCCAATGATGCTATCGACGGGTTTATTGTTCAACTGCCTTTACCCAAACACATCGATGAACAAAAGGTTTTAAACGCGGTTGATCCCGATAAAGATGTAGATGGTTTCCACCCTGAAAATTTTGGTAGAATGGCATTGGAGTTAGAATCTTTTATACCAGCAACACCTTTTGGAATTTTACAATTGTTAGAACGCAATAAAATCGAAACTAAAGGTAAAAATGTGGTGGTGATTGGTCGATCTAATATCGTTGGTAAACCAATGAGTTTGTTAATGAGCCGCAAAGCGTATCCGGGAAATGCTACCGTTACTTTAACACACTCTGCAACACAAAACATAGAGGAGATTACACGTGAAGCGGATATTGTGATTACTGCTTTAGGAGTTCCTGAGTTTTTAAAAGCAGAAATGATTAAAGAAGGTGCTGTGATTGTTGATGTTGGAATTACCCGCGTTGCCGATGAAACCAATCCAAAAGGATACGTAATTAAAGGCGATGTAGCTTTTAACGAAGTTGCCGAAAAAGCTTCATGGATAACGCCTGTTCCAGGTGGCGTTGGCCCAATGACCATTGCGATGTTAATGAAAAACACGCTGATTGCAAGAGCGCGCAGAGCAAAGAAAAATAAGTAA
- the ffh gene encoding signal recognition particle protein produces MFDNLSDKLDKAFHILKGHGKITEVNVAETLKEVRRALLDADVNFKIAKEFTNRVKEKAIGQDVLTTLQPGQLMVKIVKDELIELMGGDAVGVNLSGTPSVILMSGLQGSGKTTFSGKLANYLKNKKTKKPLLVACDIYRPAAINQLHVVGDQIGVEVYSEPENKNAVSIATNAIDYAKKNGFNVVIVDTAGRLAIDEEMMNEIANVHAAIKPHETLFVVDSMTGQDAVNTAKAFNDRLNFDGVVLTKLDGDTRGGAAISIKSIVNKPIKFIGTGEKMDAIDVFYPDRMADRILGMGDVISLVERAQAQYDEEEARKIQKKIAKNEFGFDDFLSQIQQVKKMGSMKDLMGMIPGVGKALKDVEIEDDAFKHIEAIIHSMTPIERKRPSLLDAKRKQRIAKGSGTDIQQVNQLLKQFEQMSKMMKMMQGAQGKNLMRMMGQMKGMGMK; encoded by the coding sequence ATGTTTGATAATTTAAGCGATAAATTAGACAAAGCCTTTCATATATTAAAAGGTCACGGAAAAATCACCGAAGTTAACGTTGCCGAGACTTTAAAAGAAGTGCGTCGTGCGTTGCTTGATGCCGATGTGAACTTTAAAATTGCCAAAGAGTTTACCAACAGAGTAAAAGAAAAAGCTATTGGTCAAGATGTTTTAACTACGTTGCAACCAGGTCAATTAATGGTTAAAATCGTTAAAGACGAATTAATCGAATTAATGGGTGGCGATGCTGTTGGGGTCAATCTTTCGGGCACGCCGAGCGTTATTTTAATGTCGGGTTTACAAGGTTCGGGTAAAACCACTTTCTCGGGCAAATTAGCAAACTATTTAAAAAACAAGAAAACCAAGAAACCTTTATTGGTTGCGTGTGATATTTACCGTCCGGCTGCTATTAATCAGTTGCATGTGGTGGGCGATCAAATTGGTGTGGAGGTTTATTCTGAACCAGAAAACAAAAATGCAGTTTCTATTGCAACAAACGCAATTGATTATGCAAAGAAAAACGGTTTTAACGTAGTAATTGTCGATACTGCTGGTCGTTTAGCCATTGATGAAGAAATGATGAACGAAATTGCAAACGTGCATGCGGCTATCAAACCACACGAAACCTTGTTTGTGGTAGATTCTATGACAGGGCAAGATGCTGTGAATACGGCAAAAGCCTTCAATGATCGTTTGAATTTCGATGGGGTAGTGCTTACCAAATTAGACGGTGATACGCGTGGGGGAGCTGCTATTTCTATTAAATCGATTGTAAATAAACCCATAAAATTTATTGGTACGGGCGAAAAAATGGACGCGATAGATGTGTTCTATCCAGACCGTATGGCAGACCGTATTTTAGGAATGGGCGATGTGATTTCGTTAGTAGAACGTGCACAAGCACAATACGACGAAGAAGAAGCTAGAAAAATTCAAAAGAAAATTGCTAAAAATGAATTTGGTTTCGATGATTTCTTAAGTCAAATCCAACAAGTAAAAAAAATGGGTTCGATGAAAGATTTAATGGGAATGATTCCAGGTGTGGGAAAAGCTTTAAAAGATGTAGAAATTGAAGACGATGCTTTTAAACATATCGAAGCAATTATCCATTCCATGACACCGATTGAGCGCAAAAGACCATCGCTTCTAGATGCCAAACGCAAACAACGAATTGCAAAAGGTTCTGGAACCGATATTCAGCAAGTAAACCAATTGTTGAAACAGTTTGAGCAAATGAGCAAAATGATGAAAATGATGCAAGGTGCTCAAGGCAAAAATTTAATGCGCATGATGGGGCAAATGAAAGGCATGGGCATGAAATAA
- a CDS encoding DNA adenine methylase, whose product MTDIKIAKPFLKWAGGKTQLINDIEKALPTKITKENFTYIEPFVGSGAVLFWMLNNFPKLEKAVINDINEDLINTYKTIASNPKELISILEILQNEFHNLEGNEDNKKLYYYQKRELYNLRKEEQSGQAALFIFLNRTCFNGLYRVNRKNEYNVPMGGYKKPTICDRENILAVSNALQKVEILCGDFEQTLNYTCEKSLFYFDPPYKPLSETSSFNSYAKDEFNDNEQIRLKEFCTKLDALNHTWILSNSDVKGKNANDNFFDDLYSDFSISRVNAKRNINAYPEKFYLGVPFGRAFRSNLFVRSSQKGFPLQSLTQLAA is encoded by the coding sequence ATGACAGATATAAAAATAGCAAAACCTTTTTTAAAGTGGGCAGGTGGGAAAACACAGCTAATAAATGACATTGAAAAAGCTTTACCGACAAAAATAACAAAAGAAAACTTCACATACATCGAGCCGTTTGTTGGTAGCGGTGCAGTTCTTTTTTGGATGCTAAACAACTTTCCAAAACTTGAAAAAGCTGTAATAAACGACATCAATGAAGATTTAATAAATACATACAAAACCATTGCTTCAAATCCAAAAGAATTGATTTCAATTCTTGAAATTCTACAAAATGAATTCCACAATTTAGAAGGAAACGAAGACAATAAAAAACTCTATTACTACCAAAAAAGAGAGTTGTACAATTTGAGAAAAGAAGAACAAAGCGGACAAGCCGCTTTGTTTATATTTCTAAATCGTACTTGCTTTAATGGACTTTACAGAGTAAATCGCAAGAATGAATATAATGTTCCGATGGGCGGTTATAAAAAACCAACAATTTGTGATAGAGAAAACATTTTAGCCGTTAGTAATGCATTACAAAAAGTAGAAATTTTATGTGGAGATTTTGAACAAACTCTTAATTATACTTGTGAAAAATCATTATTTTATTTTGATCCACCATACAAGCCATTGAGCGAAACTTCAAGTTTTAATTCATACGCAAAAGATGAGTTTAACGATAACGAACAAATTCGCTTAAAAGAGTTTTGCACAAAATTAGATGCATTAAACCATACTTGGATTTTAAGTAATTCAGATGTAAAAGGAAAAAACGCAAATGATAATTTCTTTGACGATTTATATTCAGATTTTTCGATTTCCAGAGTAAATGCGAAAAGGAACATTAACGCTTATCCTGAAAAATTTTATTTGGGCGTTCCCTTCGGTCGGGCTTTCCGTTCCAATCTTTTTGTTCGTTCCTCACAAAAAGGATTTCCACTACAATCCCTAACGCAATTGGCTGCATAA
- a CDS encoding DpnI domain-containing protein, with protein sequence MNLAFNTNLAHGYTSNSQIARLLTENWVLNNSYCPSCGEIPLNEFENNRPVADFYCKKCSEEFELKSKSGKLSNTITDGAYSTMIERINSDNNPNFFFLTYTKNWTVNDFLIIPKQFFTSEIIIKRPPLAETARRAGWIGCNIDISKVADAGKVFLIKNAKTINQEFVKETFNKTLFLRTKSKDAKGWILDVMNCVDLIKKETFTLDEIYKFEQKLKIKYPNNNFIKDKIRQQLQLLRDKGIIEFVGRGNYKKVNYGNI encoded by the coding sequence ATGAATTTAGCGTTTAATACAAATTTAGCTCACGGATATACGAGTAATTCTCAAATAGCAAGACTTCTAACTGAAAATTGGGTTTTGAATAATTCGTATTGTCCAAGTTGTGGCGAAATTCCATTGAATGAATTTGAAAACAATCGTCCAGTTGCAGATTTTTATTGCAAAAAATGTAGTGAAGAATTTGAATTAAAAAGCAAAAGTGGTAAACTATCAAACACAATAACGGATGGAGCCTATTCTACAATGATTGAAAGAATTAATTCAGATAATAATCCAAATTTTTTCTTTTTAACTTATACGAAAAATTGGACTGTAAATGATTTTCTAATCATTCCTAAGCAGTTTTTTACATCTGAAATAATTATCAAACGACCACCATTAGCAGAAACAGCGAGAAGAGCAGGTTGGATTGGTTGTAATATTGACATATCAAAAGTAGCAGATGCTGGAAAAGTCTTTTTGATTAAAAATGCAAAAACAATTAATCAAGAATTTGTAAAAGAAACTTTCAACAAAACATTATTTTTAAGAACAAAAAGTAAAGATGCAAAAGGTTGGATTTTAGATGTTATGAATTGTGTTGATTTGATTAAAAAAGAAACTTTTACTCTTGATGAAATCTACAAATTTGAGCAAAAGCTAAAAATCAAATATCCAAATAATAATTTTATCAAAGACAAAATCAGACAACAACTTCAACTTTTAAGAGATAAAGGAATTATTGAGTTTGTGGGACGTGGAAATTATAAAAAAGTAAACTATGGAAACATTTAA
- a CDS encoding DpnD/PcfM family protein — protein sequence METFKVEIQELLSRTIDIKAQNIEEAIEKVTGMYNSEEIVLDYDDFKKREIIPFELMEEKANLTKEIIGYLYREEKKHFEELDEPNDHIFLKLQRLKTLID from the coding sequence ATGGAAACATTTAAAGTTGAAATTCAAGAATTATTATCAAGAACTATTGATATTAAAGCACAAAACATTGAAGAAGCAATAGAGAAAGTTACTGGAATGTACAATTCAGAAGAAATAGTTTTGGATTATGATGATTTTAAAAAAAGAGAAATCATCCCATTTGAATTAATGGAGGAAAAAGCTAATTTAACAAAAGAAATTATTGGTTATTTATATCGAGAAGAAAAAAAGCATTTTGAAGAATTAGATGAACCTAATGACCATATTTTTCTTAAATTACAAAGGTTAAAAACACTAATTGATTAA
- a CDS encoding DNA-methyltransferase, which yields MDLLPQFDHKFDMIFADPPYFLSNNGLSIQSGKIVSVNKGKWDKSEGFEYINDFNRKWLSLVRDKMKDDATIWISGTMHNIFSVGQILNELGFKILNVITWEKSNPPPNFSCRYFTYSTEQIIWARKSEKVPHYFNYELMKKLNGDKQMKDVWKLPAIAPWEKSCGKHPTQKPLSVLTRLILASTKPNAWILDPFAGSSTTGIAANLANRRYLGIDQEEEFLAISKNRKIEIENPKTSVLYRQKINGFNDKNELELFILEEPKDQYKTELKLYKR from the coding sequence ATGGATCTTTTACCTCAATTTGACCACAAGTTTGATATGATCTTTGCAGATCCACCCTATTTTTTATCAAACAATGGACTTTCAATACAAAGCGGAAAAATTGTAAGCGTAAACAAAGGAAAGTGGGACAAATCTGAAGGATTTGAATATATAAACGACTTCAATCGAAAATGGCTTTCATTAGTTCGTGACAAAATGAAAGACGATGCCACAATTTGGATTAGCGGAACAATGCACAACATTTTTTCGGTTGGACAAATTCTAAATGAATTGGGTTTTAAAATTTTGAATGTAATCACTTGGGAAAAGTCAAATCCACCGCCAAATTTTTCATGTAGATATTTTACCTATTCGACTGAACAAATTATTTGGGCAAGAAAAAGTGAAAAAGTTCCTCATTATTTCAATTATGAATTAATGAAAAAACTCAACGGCGACAAACAGATGAAAGATGTATGGAAATTGCCAGCAATTGCACCTTGGGAAAAATCGTGCGGAAAACATCCAACACAAAAGCCTTTGTCAGTCTTAACAAGACTTATTTTGGCTTCAACAAAGCCAAATGCTTGGATTTTAGACCCGTTTGCTGGAAGTTCAACAACAGGAATAGCCGCTAACTTGGCAAATAGACGATATTTAGGAATTGACCAAGAAGAAGAATTTTTAGCAATAAGTAAGAATCGAAAAATTGAAATTGAGAATCCTAAAACATCTGTTCTTTACAGACAAAAAATTAATGGCTTCAATGACAAAAATGAACTTGAATTATTTATTTTAGAAGAACCAAAAGATCAATATAAAACAGAATTAAAACTATATAAGCGATAA
- the argS gene encoding arginine--tRNA ligase, with product MSLQEILTPYIKQAVQQLFDLTIDRVEFQATRRDFEGDVTMVVFPLVKQLKGNPAEIGNKIGEYLVENVDLVTKFNVVHGFLNIVISDSYYSQFFNAILDNKTYGYQPTNANAKAVMVEYASPNTNKPLHLGHVRNVLLGYSIAEILKAAGKKVYKTQVINDRGIHICKSMLAWEKFGNNETPESTGLKGDKLVGNYYVEFDKAYKNEINQLIEKGLTEDEAKKQAPLILEAQEMLRKWEAGDEQVVALWEKMNQWVYDGFEATYKNIGVDFDCNYYESNTYLLGKDVVEEGLAKGIFYKKEDHSVWIDLTAEGLDEKLVLRSDGTSVYMTQDIGTAIQRVKDFPDVGGMVYTVGNEQDYHFKVLFLILKKLGYDWAEHLYHLSYGMVDLPSGKMKSREGTVVDADDLMNDMTVTAKEISEELGKLEGLSNTEKESLYQTIGLGALKYYILKVDPKKRILFDPKESVDFAGNTGPFIQYTYARIQSILRKADFDYSLVILNDSEVALHEKEKELIKIIAQFPEVIQQAAKTYSPALIANYTYDLVKEYNSFYQSVSILGESNHDKKVFRVQLSNKVGQTIKNAFALLGIHVPNRM from the coding sequence ATGTCTTTACAAGAAATTTTAACGCCGTACATTAAGCAAGCAGTTCAACAATTGTTCGATTTAACGATCGACCGAGTGGAATTTCAGGCTACGCGCAGGGATTTTGAAGGAGACGTTACCATGGTGGTTTTTCCTTTGGTGAAACAATTGAAAGGCAATCCTGCAGAAATAGGAAACAAAATAGGCGAGTACCTTGTAGAAAATGTTGATTTGGTAACAAAATTCAATGTTGTTCACGGGTTTTTAAATATTGTAATTAGCGACAGTTATTACAGCCAGTTTTTTAATGCTATTTTAGATAATAAAACCTACGGATACCAACCAACCAACGCCAATGCAAAAGCGGTAATGGTAGAATATGCGTCGCCAAACACCAACAAACCCTTGCATTTAGGGCATGTTCGTAATGTTTTGTTAGGATATTCTATAGCCGAAATTTTAAAAGCAGCCGGTAAAAAAGTATATAAAACACAGGTTATCAACGATCGTGGAATTCATATCTGTAAATCAATGTTGGCTTGGGAAAAATTCGGAAATAACGAAACACCAGAATCTACAGGTTTAAAAGGCGATAAGCTGGTTGGAAATTATTATGTAGAATTTGACAAAGCGTATAAAAACGAAATCAATCAATTAATAGAAAAAGGCTTAACGGAAGACGAAGCCAAAAAACAGGCGCCGCTTATTTTAGAAGCTCAGGAAATGCTTCGTAAATGGGAAGCAGGCGATGAGCAGGTTGTGGCACTTTGGGAGAAAATGAACCAATGGGTTTACGATGGTTTCGAAGCGACTTATAAAAATATCGGTGTAGATTTCGACTGTAATTATTACGAAAGCAATACCTATTTGTTGGGGAAAGATGTGGTGGAAGAAGGTTTGGCAAAAGGAATTTTCTATAAAAAAGAAGATCATTCGGTTTGGATTGATTTAACTGCTGAAGGTTTAGATGAGAAATTAGTGTTGCGTTCCGACGGAACTTCGGTTTATATGACCCAAGATATCGGAACAGCCATTCAGCGTGTAAAAGATTTTCCTGATGTTGGCGGAATGGTTTACACTGTTGGAAACGAGCAAGATTACCACTTTAAAGTATTGTTCCTGATCCTTAAAAAATTAGGGTACGATTGGGCAGAACATCTGTATCATTTATCGTACGGAATGGTTGATTTACCTTCGGGGAAAATGAAATCGCGTGAAGGAACCGTTGTTGATGCCGATGATTTAATGAACGATATGACCGTGACTGCCAAAGAAATTTCAGAAGAATTAGGTAAGTTAGAAGGTTTATCGAACACAGAAAAAGAAAGTTTGTACCAAACCATTGGTTTAGGTGCGTTGAAATATTACATTTTAAAAGTAGATCCTAAAAAACGAATTTTGTTCGATCCTAAAGAATCGGTAGATTTTGCAGGAAACACAGGTCCGTTTATTCAATATACCTACGCACGTATTCAGTCGATTCTTCGCAAAGCCGATTTTGATTACAGTTTGGTCATACTGAACGATAGCGAAGTAGCTCTTCACGAAAAAGAAAAAGAATTAATTAAAATAATAGCTCAGTTTCCCGAAGTGATTCAGCAAGCAGCCAAAACATACAGTCCGGCATTAATTGCAAATTACACCTACGATTTGGTTAAAGAATACAACTCGTTTTATCAGTCGGTTTCTATTTTAGGAGAATCAAATCACGATAAAAAAGTATTCCGTGTGCAATTATCCAACAAAGTAGGGCAAACCATTAAAAACGCCTTTGCTTTATTGGGAATTCACGTTCCGAATAGAATGTAA